The following proteins are co-located in the Cyprinus carpio isolate SPL01 chromosome B19, ASM1834038v1, whole genome shotgun sequence genome:
- the LOC109112393 gene encoding leucine-rich repeat-containing protein 71-like isoform X2: MKKRVEKSSKEKVDKVDSVTDEEPPKTADDYQCSGNLELDFTELCKLMGLKQIPSVKIKQSTFTNRGVMARTEEDSQFQTSLESQMTTWSSKPCLQIELENEDHGSVKEVKISGWKVDEVVLQVLSRICPSLSNLQCLHMWRAGLTDSTFTSIRNTVSLCSNLRLTDLSLRNNHIEEEGAHLIGLALSTVHSANKNLLSLNLAFNSIGDAGAIHIAQGLRLNRSLLCLSLSYNQIGDNGAAHLAEVLGHFALTHEEIVERRKLLIKGEESTMVQPSLVSLADSHDRPLSVRSSSSLDRLNKATKNSTKKKDNPKKDEKPAPGQAAKKEESKVAKKDNKVPRSQAGKSAGKDNNLLVSEQERVEVVETVIPLLDPGIVHTGGKVIHPGNKCLTSMNLSGNKLTEQSLKVFLSSLEGQGEGGLLRLSLNRNPFHSDCDTFLKIQEIMSLRDPLKKNRSGQVEDEHGEPKTTSDA; the protein is encoded by the exons atgaaaaaacgAGTTGAGAAATCCTCCAAGGAGAAAGTGGACAAGGTGGATTCTGTGACTGACGAAGAGCCTCCTAAAACTGCAG ATGATTACCAGTGTTCAGGAAATCTTGAGCTGGACTTCACAGAGCTGTGCAAACTCATGGGTCTGAAACAGATCCCTTCTGTGAAGATAAAGCAGTCAACATTTACAAATAGAGGAGTTATGG CCCGGACTGAAGAGGACAGTCAATTTCAGACATCTTTAGAAAGTCAAATGACAACCTGGTCCTCTAAGCCTTGTCTCCAGATAGAGCTGGAGAATGAAGACCACGGCAGCGTCAAGGAAGTCAAAATATCTG GATGGAAGGTGGATGAGGTGGTGCTTCAGGTGTTGAGCAGGATATGTCCGTCCCTCAGTAACCTACAGTGCTTACA CATGTGGCGTGCAGGCCTGACGGATTCCACTTTCACCTCCATTAGAAACACAGTGTCTTTGTGCTCAAATCTCAG GTTGACGGACTTATCACTACGTAATAATCATATAGAAGAGGAAGGAGCTCATCTGATTGGCTTGGCTCTGTCCACTGTACACTCTGCCAACAAAAACCTCCTGTCACTCAACCTAGCCTTTAATAGTATCGGAGATGCAGGTGCAATTCACATTGCTCAG GGTCTGCGTCTCAACCGTTCCCTGCTGTGTCTGTCGTTATCCTACAATCAGATAGGGGATAATGGAGCAGCTCATCTGGCTGAG GTGCTTGGCCACTTTGCTCTGACACATGAGGAGATAGTTGAGAGGAGGAAGCTGTTAATTAAAGGTGAAGAATCAACAATGGTCCAGCCATCTCTGGTTAGTCTTGCAGACTCACATGATCGGCCACTCTCCGTCCGCAGCAGCTCTTCACTAGATCGTCTCAACAAGGCTACAAAGAATTCCACCAAAAAGAAG GACAACCCTAAGAAAGACGAGAAACCAGCGCCAGGTCAGGCAGCAAAGAAAGAGGAGTCAAAGGTGGCCAAGAAAG ATAATAAAGTTCCCCGAAGTCAGGCTGGAAAATCTGCAGGCAAAGACAATAATCTACTAGTATCTGAACAAGAG AGAGTGGAGGTGGTTGAGACAGTGATTCCTTTATTGGATCCTGGAATCGTGCACACTGGAGGGAAAGTCATTCATCCGGGAAACAAATGCCTTACTTCTATGAATCTCTCAG GAAATAAATTGACTGAGCAGTCCCTCAAGGTGTTCCTCTCATCTCTTGAAGGCCAGGGTGAAGGTGGGCTTCTGCGTCTGTCTCTCAAC AGGAATCCTTTTCACTCAGATTGTGACACCTtcctgaagatacaggagattatgtCTCTCAGGGACCCTCTGAAGAAAAACCGGTCTGGTCAGGTGGAGGATGAACACGGTGAACCCAAGACCACCAGTGACGCCTAA
- the LOC109111939 gene encoding LOW QUALITY PROTEIN: histone-lysine N-methyltransferase SETDB1-A-like (The sequence of the model RefSeq protein was modified relative to this genomic sequence to represent the inferred CDS: deleted 1 base in 1 codon): MSSRKDDDNLLRMTKDDLQRWIQAEVDRNPHLMQRREQLARVEDWVKQKEREATYTRLLYSNACESVLECESVMKGLYGMLGQEYRDEDSEEEGEGGGEPQDIIHITDDEEDKQENSVLNGDDDDIVVIDLGATKETLEPMLEKVTVAIQKSSRLVQDLVQMVNKTSSMNAASPSSSSDVSNRPSSASTPETRRSESVTPKLEIPENPIAIVKTESLPKECEMSSLLSSSEQDKPIAGYKSDSKPTIKTEPQLTAITPWEMSVSKQHETSATLNSPFLKLIKAEPQLTAVSPSETPETFSSPRLGSIAEIKTESQLTVIKSEMASPPSTSKPFTFASIPSIKTEPQLRALTSEMSLLERDSEKSSSLCSDHKATSNTKLTLLAMTSPEILKTSACPNSASVASKETDPSEMSSPSSSLEQMEIAASEQTANIETNHDEPESTTETPPEYASLLNNPEEPEPHASHDSDSTDETEQPKTRSKSSPTTRLRSSKISTPVSSTFSPQTETTRAQSPADSNDDPSDTEYFSASPADSDYEPPESESSSDSDYEPRKSHSKSSRDRDFEPPKSKSESSRDRDFEPPKSESESSRDSDFEPPASQSESFVDNTDDESSSDASAEPSSPAGSSKSSSESSKQQGQKEIKLKVGNAVLGKRAHNLWSKGTVQDVQTEEGGRRYKVEFKSGKEMVLPAYHVASLQPPILKDLFIGCRVVASSKDDEGKASFNAGVLVELPERKNRMRFLVFFDDGHAAYLALPELHLVCKQLKKVWKDIEDEKFQLQVKEYLRVYPNPIAVVLRVGQDTRAIRDGEFESCTVLQLDGSLIQICFKKDKQKEWIYKGSDKLEHIVNIKQRLAKDKPQQKPPQKTQHKPQQPSQQKTQQQQPQQKPQQPTQQKTQQQQPQQKPQQKPQQPAIRAGNATPQLNTAPSSTAVPSATVTSATVTSKAVSPVQVTVTRTSSISPQKIMSAAFQPKVILERLTMLSPVLRTFSNLRSAKRPAPDEEEECFSMQHQNKSIYLHHRCCPACLDGVRPSQGDMHRGQNPLLIPLLFKFRRMTARRRIDGKVFFHIFYRSPCGRSLCDMQEVQEYLLETRCDFLFLEMFCMDPFVLVNRARPPSTSTGKPHLYLPDISEGREVLRPCINEVDNTLAPNISYTKDRVPAPGFSINTSPDFLIGCDCTDGCQDRSKCACHQLTIEATSLCSGGPVDVSAGYTHKRLPTTLPTGVYECNPLCRCDPRMCSNRLVQHGLQLRLELFMTQHKGWGIRCRDDVAKGTFVCVFTGKIVNEDRVNEDDTVSGNEYLANLDFIEGVEKLKEGYESEAYCSDTEVETNKETITMKTGPLWKNTLYREDSSSGEEREELMELDTETRGDRRGKMHRYMRRKLSHKPHETYKDAQKKVIKQMRGDGEETSGPKRCFAIKSFQRRVKPPETLDAKNEKTRTAVTGRNTRRLFNGEETCYIIDARQEGNLGRFNNHSCSPEFIFVQNVFVDTHDLRFPWVAFFASKSAASRAGTELPWDYNYEVGSVEGKVLLCCCGSLRCTGRLSDMPPLQRYPSPEGPRKYQDVIVAGQRQGGKNPDIAPHRRFSPAVKNEIVSTLGEGHLRCGGDCNY, translated from the exons ATGAGTAGCAGAAAAGATGATGATAACCTCCTGAGAATGACAAAGGATGACCTGCAGCGCTGGATCCAGGCAGAGGTGGACCGAAACCCTCATCTGATGCAGAGACGCGAACAGCTTGCGCGGGTGGAGGACTGGGTGAAGCAGAAGGAGAGGGAAGCCACTTACACCCGCCTTCTGTACAGCAATGCCTGCGA GTCAGTCCTTGAGTGCGAGTCAGTGATGAAGGGTCTTTATGGAATGCTGGGACAGGAATACCGAGATGAAGATTCGGAGGAGGAAGGAGAAGGTGGAGGAGAACCACAGGACATCATTCATATTACAGATGACGAGGAGGATAagcaggaaaatagtgtgttaaATGGAGATGATGATGATATCGTTGTCATTGATCTGGGAG CCACCAAAGAAACCTTGGAACCAATG cTTGAAAAGGTGACTGTGGCCATTCAGAAGTCATCCAGACTCGTTCAGGATTTAGTCCAGATGGTAAACAAAACTTCCTCCATGAATGCtgcatcaccatcatcatcttcTGACGTCTCTAACAGACCCTCGTCAGCCTCGACCCCTGAAACCAGGCGTTCTGAATCTGTCACACCAAAGCTGGAAATACCTGAAAACCCTATTGCAATAGTTAAGACCGAATCTCTACCGAAAGAATGTGAAATGTCCTCGCTTCTCAGCAGTTCAGAACAAGACAAACCTATTGCCGGTTATAAGTCAGATTCTAAACCAACAATTAAGACTGAGCCACAACTGACAGCAATAACCCCTTGGGAAATGAGCGTTTCTAAACAACATGAAACTTCTGCTACTCTTAACTCTCcattcttaaaattaattaagGCTGAACCTCAGCTGACAGCAGTGAGTCCTTCAGAAACACCAGAAACCTTTTCCAGTCCTCGTTTAGGATCCATAGCAGAAATAAAGACTGAGTCTCAGTTGACGGTAATAAAGTCGGAAATGGCTTCGCCTCCAAGCACTTCAAAACCTTTCACATTTGCATCCATTCCATCAATTAAGACTGAACCTCAGCTGAGAGCATTAACCTCTGAAATGTCTTTGCTTGAAAGGGATTCAGAAAAGTCAAGCAGCCTTTGTTCAGATCACAAAGCAACAAGTAACACTAAACTTACGTTGCTGGCAATGACTTCTCCTGAAATCCTGAAAACTAGTGCCTGTCCTAATTCAGCATCTGTAGCATCAAAGGAgactgatccttcagaaatgtctTCACCTTCAAGCAGTTTAGAACAAATGGAAATTGCTGCCAGTGAACAAACAGCAAACATAGAAACAAACCATGATGAGCCGGAGTCGACTACAGAGACTCCTCCTGAATATGCATCATTGCTGAACAATCCTGAAGAACCTGAACCTCATGCCAGCCATGATTCGGATTCCACAGATGAGACCGAACAGCCAAAAACAAGAAGCAAATCAAGTCCAACGACTAGGCTGAGATCTTCAAAAATATCTACGCCTGTCAGCAGCACTTTCAGCCCGCAAACGGAAACAACGAGAGCGCAATCGCCTGCAGATAGTAATGATGATCCCTCTGACACAGAGTACTTCTCTGCTAGTCCTGCTGACAGCGATTATGAACCCCCTGAGTCGGAGTCATCGTCAGACAGTGATTATGAACCCCgtaaatcacattcaaaatcatCGAGAGACCGTGATTTTGAACCCCCTAAATCAAAATCAGAGTCATCGAGAGACCGTGATTTTGAACCCCCTAAATCGGAATCAGAGTCCTCGAGAGACAGTGATTTTGAACCCCCTGCATCACAATCAGAGTCATTTGTCGATAATACTGATGATGAGAGCAGCAGTGATGCTTCTGCAGAACCCTCCAGTCCTGCCGGAa GTTCCAAGTCATCCAGTGAGTCCTCCAAGCAGCAAGGACAAAAAGAGATAAAACTTAAAGTTGGCAATGCGGTTTTGGGGAAAAGGGCACATAACTTGTGGAGTAAAGGAACAGTACAAGACGTCCAAACAGAAG AGGGTGGCCGCAGATATAAGGTGGAGTTTAAAAGTGGTAAAGAGATGGTGCTGCCTGCTTATCATGTGGCCTCTCTTCAGCCTCCCATACTTAAGGATTTGTTTATTGGCTGTCGTGTTGTGGCAAGCAGCAAAGATGATGAAGGAAAGGCCTCGTTTAATGCAGGAGTATTGGTTGAGCTTCCTGAGCGCAAGAATCGCATGAG GTTCTTGGTGTTTTTTGATGATGGTCATGCAGCTTACCTGGCACTTCCAGAACTTCATCTTGTCTGCAAACAAT tgaAAAAGGTGTGGAAGGACATTGAGGATGAGAAATTTCAGTTACAGGTGAAGGAATATCTTCGTGTCTATCCCAACCCCATTGCTGTAGTGCTTCGCGTGGGGCAAGACACTAGGGCGATACGGGATGGCGAGTTTGAGTCCTGCACTGTGCTCCAATTGGATGGCAGCCTGATCCAGATCTGCTTTAAG AAAGACAAGCAGAAAGAGTGGATATATAAAGGCTCAGACAAGTTGGAACACATTGTAAATATCAAACAACGTCTGGCTAAAGATAAACCGCAGCAAAAACCTCcacagaaaacacaacataagCCACAACAACCGTCTCAACAGAAAACACAGCAACAACAACCTCAACAGAAACCACAACAGCCAACTCAACAGAAAACACAGCAACAACAACCTCAACAGAAACCTCAACAGAAACCGCAACAGCCTGCTATAAGAG CAGGAAATGCCACGCCTCAGCTCAACACAGCTCCCTCTTCGACAGCAGTTCCCTCAGCGACTGTTACTTCTGCAACTGTCACCTCAAAAGCCGTATCTCCTGTGCAGGTCACAGTCACCAGAACTTCATCTATTAGCCCTCAAAAGATTATGTCGGCTGCTTTCCAGCCAAAGGTCATCCTTGAGAGGTTGACAATGCTTTCACCTGTCTTACGAACTTTCTCAAATTTAAG AAGTGCAAAACGACCTGCCCCTGATGAGGAAGAAGAGTGTTTTTCAATGCAACACCAGAACAAGTCCATTTACTTGCATCATCGCTGTTGTCCAGCATGTCTGGATGGGGTGAGACCGTCTCAAGGCGACATGCATCGTGGTCAAAATCCACTTCTTATACCACTGCTTTTTAAGTTTCGGCGAATGACGGCTAGAAGGCGCATCGATGGAAAG gtgtttttccacattttctATCGTTCTCCGTGTGGGCGGAGCCTGTGCGACATGCAGGAAGTGCAGGAATACTTGTTAGAAACACGTTGTGACTTCCTTTTCCTGGAAATGTTCTGTATGGACCCGTTTGTTCTTGTGAATCGCGCCCGACCTCCTTCCACATCAACCGGCAAGCCTCACCTCTACCTGCCGGACATATCAGAGGGCAGAGAGGTGTTGCGGCCCTGCATTAATGAAGTGGACAATACGCTTGCTCCTAACATCAGTTACACCAAAGACAGGGTTCCAGCTCCGGGTTTTTCAATCAATACAAGCCCAGATTTCTTGATCGGCTGTGACTGCACAGATGGCTGTCAGGACAG GTCAAAGTGTGCATGCCACCAGCTGACCATTGAGGCTACGTCCCTATGCAGTGGAGGTCCAGTGGATGTTAGTGCTGGATACACACATAAGAGATTGCCAACCACCTTGCCAACAGG GGTGTATGAGTGTAACCCTCTGTGCCGTTGTGATCCGAGAATGTGCAGCAACAGGCTGGTTCAGCACGGTCTGCAGCTGCGGCTGGAGCTCTTCATGACACAGCACAAGGGATGGGGCATCCGCTGCAGAGATGATGTGGCCAAGGGTACTTTCGTATGTGTTTTCACTG GTAAAATAGTAAACGAAGACCGAGTGAATGAAGACGACACCGTGTCTGGCAATGAATATTTGGCCAACCTTGACTTCATTGAGGGTGTGGAGAAACTGAAAGAGGGTTATGAAAGCGAGGCGTACTGCTCGGACACAGAGGTGGAAACCAACAAGGAGACCATAACAATGAAAACAGGGCCATTATGGAAAAACACTCTCTACCGAGAAGACTCCAGCAGTGGTGAAG AAAGAGAAGAACTTATGGAACTGGACACGGAAACGAGAGGAGACAGAAGGGGTAAGATGCACCGTTAT ATGAGGAGAAAACTATCCCATAAGCCACATGAAACATATAAAGATGCTCAGAAGAAAGTGATCAAACAAATGAGAGGGGACG GTGAAGAAACCTCAGGTCCAAAGCGTTGCTTTGCCATAAAGTCATTCCAGAGGAGAGTAAAACCTCCAGAAACCTTGGACGCAAAGAATGAGAAAACAAGGACAGCTGTAACAGGCAGAAACACCCGCAGACTGTTCAACGGCGAGGAGACTTGTTACATCATAGACGCGAGACAAGAGGGCAACCTCGGC CGCTTCAATAAC CATAGCTGCAGTCCcgaatttatttttgttcagaaCGTCTTTGTGGACACACACGACCTTCGGTTTCCATGGGTGGCATTCTTCGCCAGCAAGTCC GCGGCATCAAGGGCGGGGACGGAGCTGCCGTGGGATTATAACTATGAGGTTGGCAGTGTGGAGGGGAAAGTTCTGCTCTGCTGCTGTGGCTCTCTGCGGTGCACAGGGAGGCTCTCTGAT ATGCCCCCACTCCAGCGGTACCCGTCCCCGGAGGGGCCCCGCAAATACCAAGATGTTATCGTGGCGGGACAGAGACAGGGGGGGAAAAACCCCGACATCGCCCCTCACCGGCGTTTTTCCCCAGCAGTGAAAA ATGAGATTGTCAGCACTTTGGGCGAGGGGCACCTTCGGTGCGGGGGTGACTGCAATTATTGA
- the LOC109112393 gene encoding leucine-rich repeat-containing protein 71-like isoform X1, with translation MKKRVEKSSKEKVDKVDSVTDEEPPKTADDYQCSGNLELDFTELCKLMGLKQIPSVKIKQSTFTNRGVMARTEEDSQFQTSLESQMTTWSSKPCLQIELENEDHGSVKEVKISGWKVDEVVLQVLSRICPSLSNLQCLHMWRAGLTDSTFTSIRNTVSLCSNLRKVVLEGNRLPEQSYHLLIGEDSMLTDLSLRNNHIEEEGAHLIGLALSTVHSANKNLLSLNLAFNSIGDAGAIHIAQGLRLNRSLLCLSLSYNQIGDNGAAHLAEVLGHFALTHEEIVERRKLLIKGEESTMVQPSLVSLADSHDRPLSVRSSSSLDRLNKATKNSTKKKDNPKKDEKPAPGQAAKKEESKVAKKDNKVPRSQAGKSAGKDNNLLVSEQERVEVVETVIPLLDPGIVHTGGKVIHPGNKCLTSMNLSGNKLTEQSLKVFLSSLEGQGEGGLLRLSLNRNPFHSDCDTFLKIQEIMSLRDPLKKNRSGQVEDEHGEPKTTSDA, from the exons atgaaaaaacgAGTTGAGAAATCCTCCAAGGAGAAAGTGGACAAGGTGGATTCTGTGACTGACGAAGAGCCTCCTAAAACTGCAG ATGATTACCAGTGTTCAGGAAATCTTGAGCTGGACTTCACAGAGCTGTGCAAACTCATGGGTCTGAAACAGATCCCTTCTGTGAAGATAAAGCAGTCAACATTTACAAATAGAGGAGTTATGG CCCGGACTGAAGAGGACAGTCAATTTCAGACATCTTTAGAAAGTCAAATGACAACCTGGTCCTCTAAGCCTTGTCTCCAGATAGAGCTGGAGAATGAAGACCACGGCAGCGTCAAGGAAGTCAAAATATCTG GATGGAAGGTGGATGAGGTGGTGCTTCAGGTGTTGAGCAGGATATGTCCGTCCCTCAGTAACCTACAGTGCTTACA CATGTGGCGTGCAGGCCTGACGGATTCCACTTTCACCTCCATTAGAAACACAGTGTCTTTGTGCTCAAATCTCAG GAAGGTGGTTTTAGAGGGTAATCGACTCCCTGAGCAGAGTTACCACTTACTCATAGGGGAAGACAGCAT GTTGACGGACTTATCACTACGTAATAATCATATAGAAGAGGAAGGAGCTCATCTGATTGGCTTGGCTCTGTCCACTGTACACTCTGCCAACAAAAACCTCCTGTCACTCAACCTAGCCTTTAATAGTATCGGAGATGCAGGTGCAATTCACATTGCTCAG GGTCTGCGTCTCAACCGTTCCCTGCTGTGTCTGTCGTTATCCTACAATCAGATAGGGGATAATGGAGCAGCTCATCTGGCTGAG GTGCTTGGCCACTTTGCTCTGACACATGAGGAGATAGTTGAGAGGAGGAAGCTGTTAATTAAAGGTGAAGAATCAACAATGGTCCAGCCATCTCTGGTTAGTCTTGCAGACTCACATGATCGGCCACTCTCCGTCCGCAGCAGCTCTTCACTAGATCGTCTCAACAAGGCTACAAAGAATTCCACCAAAAAGAAG GACAACCCTAAGAAAGACGAGAAACCAGCGCCAGGTCAGGCAGCAAAGAAAGAGGAGTCAAAGGTGGCCAAGAAAG ATAATAAAGTTCCCCGAAGTCAGGCTGGAAAATCTGCAGGCAAAGACAATAATCTACTAGTATCTGAACAAGAG AGAGTGGAGGTGGTTGAGACAGTGATTCCTTTATTGGATCCTGGAATCGTGCACACTGGAGGGAAAGTCATTCATCCGGGAAACAAATGCCTTACTTCTATGAATCTCTCAG GAAATAAATTGACTGAGCAGTCCCTCAAGGTGTTCCTCTCATCTCTTGAAGGCCAGGGTGAAGGTGGGCTTCTGCGTCTGTCTCTCAAC AGGAATCCTTTTCACTCAGATTGTGACACCTtcctgaagatacaggagattatgtCTCTCAGGGACCCTCTGAAGAAAAACCGGTCTGGTCAGGTGGAGGATGAACACGGTGAACCCAAGACCACCAGTGACGCCTAA